The Methylacidimicrobium sp. B4 genome contains a region encoding:
- a CDS encoding TIGR00282 family metallophosphoesterase, whose protein sequence is MKVLFLGDVVGEAGREVVRIAVVRLRQEKTIDFVVVNGENAAGGSGITPKITYELLRYGVDVVTLGDHAWDQREIVPFLADEPRLLRPLNYPSNTPGSGSIVVQGNGKKLGVVCALGRTFMTPQTDNPFLTVRPALEAIRRETSCILVDFHSEATSEKIAFGRYLDGQVSAVVGTHTHVQTADGKILPGGTAYLTDVGFCGAHDSVIGREVGPVIQRYVTLLPQRFGLATKGLQADGVLLTLDDPSGRAIAIEPIQLAI, encoded by the coding sequence GTGAAGGTCCTCTTTTTGGGCGATGTCGTCGGCGAAGCCGGACGAGAGGTGGTTCGCATTGCCGTCGTCCGGTTGCGCCAGGAGAAGACGATCGACTTCGTCGTCGTCAACGGGGAGAACGCGGCCGGCGGCAGTGGAATCACCCCCAAGATTACCTACGAGCTTCTCCGCTATGGCGTAGACGTGGTCACGTTGGGCGATCATGCCTGGGATCAGCGCGAAATCGTCCCGTTTCTGGCCGACGAGCCCCGCCTGCTCCGTCCGCTCAACTACCCCTCGAACACTCCGGGCAGCGGCTCGATCGTGGTCCAGGGCAACGGGAAGAAGCTGGGCGTCGTATGTGCGCTCGGGCGTACGTTCATGACACCGCAAACGGACAACCCGTTCCTGACGGTTCGTCCCGCCTTGGAAGCGATTCGACGGGAAACCTCTTGCATTCTTGTGGATTTCCATTCGGAGGCGACTTCGGAAAAGATCGCTTTCGGTCGATACCTCGACGGGCAGGTGTCGGCGGTCGTGGGCACGCATACGCATGTGCAAACGGCGGATGGCAAGATTCTTCCGGGAGGCACAGCCTACCTGACGGACGTTGGCTTCTGCGGTGCACACGATTCGGTCATCGGGCGAGAAGTCGGGCCCGTGATCCAGAGGTATGTCACCCTTCTTCCCCAGCGCTTTGGTTTGGCTACCAAGGGCCTTCAGGCCGACGGAGTCTTGCTCACCCTGGATGACCCTTCCGGGCGAGCGATTGCGATCGAGCCGATCCAACTTGCTATCTAG
- a CDS encoding RNA-binding protein, with protein sequence MNRRLYVGNLPFSHREEDVRALFSQYGKVTEVNLIIDRMTGQSRGFAFVTMETPDEAKAAIDKLHGTKVEGRSLVVNEAKPKEERFAPSGSGSGSGSGGFRKRDRR encoded by the coding sequence ATGAATAGAAGATTGTATGTCGGGAACCTCCCTTTCTCTCACCGAGAGGAAGACGTGCGCGCGCTCTTTAGCCAGTACGGGAAAGTCACCGAGGTAAATTTGATCATCGACCGTATGACCGGCCAGTCCCGTGGCTTTGCCTTCGTTACGATGGAAACCCCGGACGAAGCCAAGGCAGCGATCGACAAGCTGCACGGCACGAAAGTCGAAGGGAGGAGTCTCGTCGTCAACGAGGCGAAACCGAAGGAGGAACGTTTCGCGCCCTCCGGCTCTGGCTCTGGCTCCGGCTCCGGAGGCTTCCGTAAGCGGGATCGGCGCTAG